The Henckelia pumila isolate YLH828 unplaced genomic scaffold, ASM3356847v2 CTG_461:::fragment_3, whole genome shotgun sequence genome window below encodes:
- the LOC140872079 gene encoding uncharacterized protein, with protein sequence MLRLWKWYQNCLATHPVKTQVISSGLIWGAGDIAAQTVTQYTSRRSYVEDKELKINWRRVATTSLFGLGFVGPVGHFWYEGLDRFIRLRLRLQPNSFRFVGSKVAVDGIIFGPLDLLVFFTYMGFSTGKSATQVKEDVKRDFLPALILEGGIWPIVQVANFRFIPVRYQLLYVNFFCLLDSCFLSWIEQQEDAPWKEWLKSLLPLKEEKQEGG encoded by the exons ATGTTGAGGCTGTGGAAATGGTACCAGAATTGCTTGGCGACGCACCCAGTTAAGACCCAGGTGATTAGCTCCGGCTTGATTTGGGGAGCCGGTGATATTGCTGCTCAAACCGTCACTCAATACACCTCCAGAAGAAGCTAT GTTGAAGATAAAGAATTGAAGATCAATTGGAGAAGAGTTGCTACTACAAGCTTGTTTGGGCTTGGATTTGTTGGTCCAGTTGGGCATTTCTG GTATGAAGGGCTGGACCGTTTCATTAGATTAAGGCTACGACTACAGCCAAATTCCTTCCGTTTTGTCGGCAGTAAAGTAGCAGTCGATGGCATAATCTTTGGGCCCTTGGATTTACTCGTGTTTTTCACTTACATGGGTTTTTCTACGGGTAAAAGTGCCACTCAGGTCAAAGAGGATGTTAAGAGAGACTTTCTCCCAGCCTTGATTTTAGAGGGTGGCATCTGGCCAATTGTTCAAGTTGCCAATTTTCGATTCATCCCCGTTCGTTATCAACTTCTTTACGTCAATTTTTTCTGTCTATTGGATAGCTGCTTTCTTTCGTGGATCGAGCAACAAGAAGATGCCCCTTGGAAGGAGTGGTTAAAATCGTTGCTTCCTTTGAAAGAAGAAAAACAAGAAGGCGGGTAA